The following proteins are co-located in the Silene latifolia isolate original U9 population chromosome 1, ASM4854445v1, whole genome shotgun sequence genome:
- the LOC141655154 gene encoding uncharacterized protein LOC141655154 encodes MGGKIDHLVNRGRGPYTFRIGGKNTHLIGSLLPNNDAPPKFCQLYIYDTEQKLKHSSTNGIQFDDGLMKDLKEMVDRYNVLAKSFRMARDRLHQGADGEVRLRLISARNTDGRTYNLPTVSEVAALIVGDMENTVDSRDIMVEERSGRLQRISELHASYLALQYPILFPRGEDGHRLGIPHSQHSISSSSSNENARDKLTLREWFAFRIQDRSSAKEYPTILMAGKLFQQFFADGCTMIESDRLKYIRFNQPKLRSENFKNLENATATGQTNPTSAGVRFIAPSTFKGSKGFMRETYQDTMTFCRWCGYPDLFITFTCNPKWPEITRFVQKRGLRPEDRPDILTRVFKLKLDELMRELKELHMFGRTRAVVYTIEFQKRGLPHAHILLFLQREDKFPEAVDVDRVISAEIPDPLENPALYAAVKDCMIHCPCGELNPDAPCMIDGICSKKFPKRFNERTTVDGDGYPVYKRRENGTTIEKNGKTIHNRYVVPYNADLLLKYRAHINVEWCNQARSIKYLFKYINKGYDRVTVSATRVNNGSQYPNQIDQIQEYYDCRYISPCEAVWNIFAFPIHYRTPPVLRLDYHLPNEKNVIFHDDDPIDEVVERSSGGRTKFTAWMEYNNLKSDGRDLTYCEFPQKFVWKKKERVWKPREKGFTLGRMYHMSPNGGERYYLRTLLNFVKGPKSYKDIRTVNGVPHTTFKEACYALGLLGDDKEYIYAIEEASLWGTGFYLRNLFSTLLLTNSLVKPELVWEKTWKLLSDDILHKRRTELRNPDLQLTDEQLQNYALSEIESWLQRNGSSLRKFDNMPYPDVDILATCSNRLLADELSYDKDALKKEHEVLTSSMTDEQKSIYRKIMFSVENGQSGVYFVYGYGGTGKTFLWKTLCAGIRSKGEIVIVVASSGIAAILLPGGRTAHARLSIPLNVDENSTCHGIRPGTDLAELLIRAKLIIWDEAPMVNRYCFEALDRSLRDIMRTGRLRTISEGDEDEEMFCLIFRFCDNEWLNECVMKSRESWTEWVTVIFVWVL; translated from the exons ATGGGTGGCAAAATAGATCATTTAGTGAACCGAGGTAGGGGTCCTTACACATTTAGAATAGGTGGGAAAAATACACATTTAATTGGAAGCTTATTACCTAATAATGACGCACCACCCAAATTTTGTCAACTTTATATTTACGACACCGAACAGAAGTTGAAGCACAG CTCTACTAATGGTATTCAGTTTGACGATGGTCTAATGAAGGATTTAAAAGAAATGGTTGATCGTTACAATGTTTTGGCAAAATCATTTAGAATGGCTAGAGATCGCCTACACCAAGGTGCTGATGGTGAGGTGAGGTTAAGGCTCATTAGTGCACGTAATACAGATGGGAGGACATATAATTTACCTACTGTCTCAGAGGTGGCTGCCCTTATTGTGGGAGATATGGAGAACACAGTTGATAGTAGGGACATTATGGTTGAGGAACGCTCTGGTAGACTACAACGTATATCAGAGCTACATGCTTCTTATTTAGCCTTGCAGTACCCTATTCTCTTTCCGCGTGGAGAGGATGGTCATAGACTTGGTATCCCTCATAGTCAACATTCTATATCATCTTCAAGTAGCAATGAGAACGCTAGGGATAAGTTAACCTTGAGGGAGTGGTTTGCTTTTCGCATTCAAGACAGATCGTCGGCCAAGGAATATCCAACTATTTTGATGGCAG gAAAACTATTTCAGCAATTCTTTGCTGACGGTTGCACGATGATAGAATCTGACCGCTTAAAGTACATCCGTTTCAACCAACCAAAGTTGCGGTCCGAGAACTTCAAGAATCTAGAAAATGCAACCGCTACAGGACAAACGAACCCGACCTCTGCTGGTGTTCGTTTCATTGCCCCCTCCACTTTTAAAGGGAGTAAGGGTTTCATGAGAGAAACATATCAAGATACAATGACCTTTTGCAGGTGGTGTGGGTATCCTGATTTGTTTATTACCTTCACATGCAACCCAAAATGGCCTGAAATTACTAGGTTTGTTCAAAAAAGAGGACTGCGGCCAGAGGATAGACCTGATATACTTACTCGAGTATTTAAGTTGAAACTCGACGAGCTCATGCGGGAACTTAAAGAACTTCATATGTTTGGACGAACAAGGGCAG TTGTTTACACTATTGAATTCCAAAAACGTGGCCTCCCTCATGCTCAtattttgctatttttacaaAGGGAAGACAAGTTCCCAGAAGCCGTCGATGTTGACCGTGTTATAAGTGCTGAAATTCCAGACCCCTTAGAAAACCCAGCCCTTTATGCAGCAGTGAAAGATTGCATGATTCATTGTCCATGCGGAGAACTAAACCCAGATGCGCCATGCATGATTGATGGAATTTGCTCTAAAAAGTTTCCAAAGAGATTTAATGAAAGAACTACGGTGGACGGTGATGGTTATCCAGTTTATAAGAGAAGGGAGAATGGAACAACAattgagaaaaatggtaaaaccATTCATAACAGATATGTTGTTCCATATAATGCTGATTTATTGTTGAAATATCGTGCTCACATTAACGTTGAATGGTGCAACCAAGCAAGATCCATCAAGTACTTATTCAAGTACATTAATAAAGGATATGACCGTGTCACTGTTAGTGCGACTCGCGTCAATAATG gTAGTCAATACCCAAATCAAATTGATCAAATACAAGAATACTACGACTGCCGTTACATTTCACCATGTGAAGCAGTTTGGAATATTTTTGCCTTTCCTATTCACTATAGGACCCCCCCTGTTTTAAGGTTGGATTATCATCTACCTAATGAGAAAAACGTTATTTTCCATGATGACGATCCAATTGACGAAGTGGTCGAAAGGTCTTCAGGAGGTAGGACAAAATTCACAGCTTGGATGGAATATAACAATTTGAAATCTGATGGTAGAGATCTAACCTATTGCGAGTTTCCACAAAAATTTGTatggaaaaaaaaggaaagggtatgGAAACCGAGGGAAAAAGGATTTACTCTTGGCAGAATGTATCATATGTCTCCAAATGGTGGTGAAAGGTACTATTTGAGAACTCTTCTGAACTTTGTAAAAGGACCCAAATCATATAAAGATATTCGAACTGTAAACGGAGTCCCTCACACAACTTTCAAAGAGGCATGCTACGCTTTAGGCTTACTTGGTGATGATAAAGAGTACATTTATGCCATTGAGGAAGCGAGTTTATGGGGCACGGGGTTTTATCTTAGGAATCTTTTCTCCACCCTTTTGCTCACAAATAGCTTAGTGAAGCCGGAATTAGTGTGGGAGAAGACGTGGAAGTTATTATCAGATGATATCTTACACAAAAGACGAACGGAACTACGTAACCCAG ATCTGCAACTCACAGACGAGCAGTTGCAGAATTACGCACTATCCGAGATTGAATCTTGGTTGCAAAGAAATGGTAGTTCCCTGCGTAAGTTTGACAACATGCCATATCCGGACGTTGATATTCTTGCTACGTGCTCCAATAGGCTCTTGGCTGATGAGTTATCTTACGATAaagatgctttgaagaaggaacATGAAGTGCTTACTTCTTCAATGACAGATGAACAGAAGTCAATTTATAGAAAAATTATGTTCTCCGTTGAAAATGGTCAAAGTGGTGTATACTTTGTTTATGGGTATGGTGGAACCGGTAAGACTTTCCTTTGGAAAACCTTATGCGCTGGAATAAGGTCTAAAGGTGAAATCGTTATAGTTGTCGCTTCAAGTGGCATTGCAGCTATCCTTCTTCCAGGAGGGCGGACAGCCCACGCCCGACTAAGCATACCTCTTAATGTCGATGAAAACTCTACGTGTCATGGAATAAGACCAGGAACCGATTTGGCAGAGCTACTAATAAGGGCAAAGCTTATCATATGGGACGAGGCACCTATGGTTAATCGTTATTGTTTTGAAGCTCTTGATAGAAGCTTGAGAGATATCATGAgaact
- the LOC141655161 gene encoding uncharacterized protein LOC141655161, whose translation MDRDNVSMLVHGGRWGGWHKGILQSNEKDMMQPCREDGSRSQKYDQNNIGLDKATPHPYRLKFEYSTKVHSTNDLAIPISLYRFASFNDILEGKIPNTHYIDVIGKLYEIGLITETPNKFACRTIKLEDIQGTKLSCTLWDPFTVQIPDIISKLPNPEQSKVIVIQCVQTKKYEGNWRVQTTFNATVFQVNPDIPKVKDFEQSLSTPAASNSLQIIDVTDDDENDDMTFDSIKSISDIKENEKDGYYYTYAKIIDLECTAGWYYDSCKLCWTKATKNNKGRFQIKFQVSDPSDDLCGGDPQDIPRDLEVFLDKSFVFKIYIHPKYNVDQGSTSYTVASMTVNPDIAHKWHQRYTEIFKAEMNSFKSRPTPLTDGQSSQVIKELVVHSVDVEEEPSQTEENSPKITPQKRPSPVAALQSSDASSATKKIAIVKTEK comes from the exons ATGGATCGTGATAATGTGTCTATGCTTGTGCACGGAGGGAGGTGGGGTGGTTGGCACAAGGGCATTCTGCAATCAAATGAAAAGGACATGATGCAGCCATGTCGCGAAGATGGTTCAA GGTCACAGAAATATGATCAGAACAACATCGGCTTAGACAAGGCAACCCCTCATCCATACCGTTTAAAGTTTGAGTATTCAACAAAAGTTCATTCCACAAATGATCTAGCGATTCCAATAAGTCTATATCGATTTGCAAGTTTCAACGACATCTTGGAGGGTAAAATCCCGAATACACATTATATAG ATGTTATTGGAAAGCTGTATGAAATTGGTCTGATAACAGAAACTCCAAACAAATTTGCATGCCGTACAATTAAGCTTGAAGATATTCA GGGAACAAAGCTTTCATGCACATTATGGGATCCTTTCACGGTTCAAATACCCGATATCATTTCCAAACTGCCCAATCCAGAACAGTCAAAGGTCATTGTCATCCAATGTGTTCAAACAAAAAAATATGAAG GTAATTGGCGCGTCCAAACAACTTTCAATGCTACTGTTTTTCAAGTCAATCCCGACATACCGAAAGTCAAAGATTTTGAGCAAAG TCTTTCCACTCCGGCCGCAAGCAACTCTTTGCAAATTATTGACGTGACCGACGACGACGAAAATGATGACATGACATTTGATAGTATAAAGTCAATTAGTGACATAAAAGAAAATGAGAAG GATGGTTATTACTACACGTACGCAAAAATAATTGACCTTGAATGCACAGCTGGTTGGTACTACGACAGCTGCAAACTCTGTTGGACTAAGGCTACGAAAAATAACAAAGGGAG ATTCCAGATTAAATTTCAGGTTTCGGACCCCTCTGATGATTTG TGTGGTGGTGATCCACAAGACATACCTCGCGACCTAGAAGTGTTCCTTGACAAGTCATTTGTATTCAAGATTTATATACATCCTAAGTACAATGTGGATCAAGGTAGTACAAGCTATACCGTTGCCAGTATGACTGTCAACCCTGACATTGCGCATAAATGGCATCAAAGATATACTGAAATTTTCAAA GCGGAGATGAATTCTTTTAAGTCGAGGCCTACACCTTTGACTGATGGTCAAAGTTCGCAA GTCATCAAGGAGTTGGTTGTTCATAGTGTTGACGTCGAG GAGGAACCGTCCCAAACTGAAGAGAATAGCCCAAAGATAACTCCTCAGAAAAGGCCGTCCCCAGTTGCTGCCCTTCAATCATCTGATGCAAGCTCTGCAACTAAGAAAATCGCTATTGTCAAGACGGAGAAGTGA